One window of the Holophagales bacterium genome contains the following:
- a CDS encoding CAP domain-containing protein: protein MRALAAFVALAALPVVAARDPEPRRVVMSSLAPDYAENVPAAKAELLRVINEERSAHGAPALAYDLLGAKVGDEFCEDAARNRTSGHWDLAGRPPYLRWALAGGIDHHAQNFAAESRRGFEFTEPPVELLKAMHAAFMAERPPDDGHRRTVLDPIWTHVGIGFAIVGGEMRMTEEYSRRVLEWAELPPGPVKAGKGALVALKLPRGWNVGAVEVAYEEPPRPMSRSEISARGSYGLPPALRTLRPYPPAGTRWASGEPGDFRPNASGRVELVVALDRGPGHYYLVVFAAEGDAMGRKLFPVATPMVTAR from the coding sequence GTGCGGGCGCTCGCCGCGTTCGTGGCCCTCGCCGCCCTTCCCGTCGTGGCGGCCAGGGACCCCGAGCCGCGCCGGGTCGTGATGTCGAGCCTCGCGCCCGACTACGCCGAGAACGTCCCCGCGGCCAAGGCCGAGCTTCTCAGGGTGATCAACGAGGAGCGGTCGGCGCACGGCGCCCCGGCCCTGGCGTACGACCTCCTCGGGGCGAAAGTGGGGGACGAGTTCTGCGAGGACGCGGCCCGGAACCGGACGTCGGGCCACTGGGACCTCGCCGGGCGCCCGCCGTACCTGCGCTGGGCGCTCGCCGGCGGGATCGACCACCACGCCCAGAACTTCGCGGCCGAGAGCCGCCGCGGCTTCGAGTTCACCGAGCCCCCCGTCGAGCTCCTGAAGGCGATGCACGCGGCCTTCATGGCCGAGAGGCCGCCGGACGACGGCCACCGCAGGACGGTTCTCGACCCGATCTGGACGCACGTCGGCATCGGCTTCGCGATCGTCGGCGGCGAGATGCGGATGACCGAGGAGTACAGCCGGCGCGTTCTCGAGTGGGCCGAGCTGCCCCCGGGGCCGGTGAAGGCGGGGAAGGGGGCGCTCGTCGCGCTGAAGCTCCCGCGCGGCTGGAACGTCGGCGCCGTCGAGGTCGCGTACGAGGAACCTCCGAGGCCGATGTCCAGGTCCGAGATCTCTGCACGGGGCTCCTACGGCCTGCCGCCGGCCTTGCGGACTCTCCGCCCCTATCCCCCGGCCGGGACCCGGTGGGCATCGGGTGAGCCGGGTGACTTCCGGCCGAACGCGAGCGGCAGGGTCGAGCTCGTCGTTGCCCTCGACCGGGGACCGGGGCACTACTACCTCGTCGTCTTCGCCGCGGAAGGCGATGCGATGGGCAGGAAGCTCTTCCCCGTCGCGACGCCGATGGTGACGGCCCGGTAG